A window of Massilia sp. NR 4-1 genomic DNA:
CGCCGCGCCATCCTATCTGGAAAAATGGGGCCGGCCGCAGCACCCGCATGAGCTGCACCGCCACCAATGCCTGCACTTCAGCCACCTGACCGACGGCACCGCCTGGCATTTCCGGCGCAAGGATGAAGAGCTTGTGGTACGGGTCGAAGCCGGCTTCACCGCCAACAATGGCCTGGTGCTGCAGCATGCCGCGCTGCGCGGGCTGGGCATCGTCTACAGCACCACCTTCCTCGCCTGGCGCCAGCTGCTCGAAGGCAGCCTGATTCCCGTCCTGACTGACTGGGAGCTGCCGCTGAACCATCTCAGCGCGCTCTACCCGGCGAGCCGCCAGCCTTCGCCCAAGGTGCGCGCCCTGATCGATTTTCTACTGGCCGAATACCATCCCATCCCGCCCTGGGACCGCGCCCTCGCTCCGATTCTTTGAGGCCAAGCTCAGACCTGCCAGGCGCCGTCGGCGTAAACGCGTTCGCCGTCGAGGTGGACGGCTTCGGTGACGGCGAAGACGTCGATGTGGTAGCGCGTGTCCTTGCGCTTGAACTGGGGTTTCTGGTACTGGCCGTGCTTGGCGCCCAGCGAGAGGTGGATGCCGCACATGCGTTCATAGGTGCCGATGTCGTCCACCATCCTGTCGCGCGAGAAGGCGCGGTTCATGCCGAAGCCGAGCTCGCGCACCCATACTTCGCCTTCGTGGGCGCGGATGATGGACAGCATTTCGTCAAACGCGGGCGTGCTGTTTTCGGCGCCGACCACGCGGCCCTTTTCGACGATCATGGTGATCGGCACCTCGGGGCGGTTGACGTGGAAGGTGGTGTCGCCAAAGACGAAGACGCGCACGCGCCCGTTCACCGCTTCCAGATCCTGGGCCTCGGTGAACACTTCACCGATCGGGAACAGGCCGCCGACATTGTTCATGGCGCTGTAGTCGCCGATATTCAGCTTGGCGCTTTCGAAGGGGCTGGCGAAGACCAGCTGTGCGCCGTCGCCGCTGTCGACCACGCCGCCCTGGGCGCGGTCGATGCGCGCCTTCAGCGCATGGCCGACGCCGCGATAGTAAGCCGGGTCGTAGGCCAGCGCTTCGATATAGGCCAGGCCTTGCGCGCCGGGCATGCGCGACAGGTGCAGGTGCTCGATCACTTTCAGGCCGCGCTTGAACAGCTCGATGCGGATGCGGAAGGCTTCCAGGCGGAAGCTGGTGGTCTGGATCAGGGCCACCAGGTCGCCGGACTGCATGCCGGCGAAGGCGTCCAGCACTTCTTGCGGTTCGACGGCGTCGAAGTCGATGAAGCGCGCAGCGGGGACGGCGCGGCGATAGGCTTCGGTCAGCACCGCATTCAGTTCGCTGCGGCGGTCGTGCACGATCAGGGCGCGCTGGGGCGGGGCGTATTCGATGGCCATGGCCAGCAGGTCGCCGATATGGCGCGCCGCCTGGTCCTGGACATCAGGTGAAAAGGACATCATTTTGAACTATAACGTTAGAAGGGATGAGCGTTGCGCATTATACGACGCGGCAATGCCGCGACAGTCCGCTTGTCCCCGCCCGGGGGGCGTTGTAGAATCAACCAAATATAGCCGGTGGGAAACATCCCTTTGAACCGGCCTCACATGGAGCGGGGCAAGAATGAGCATACAGTTTGGACAAGATTTGCCCTTGCAGCGGCCGGACAAGGAAGACAGCCGGGCCGCCTTGTTCGTCCCCACGACGAATATCAAGGAAGAGGTGTTGCAGGCGCTGCGCAATGGCGCGGCCATCGTCGGTTTCGGCAACCATGACCGTACGCTGACGATTTATTACGAGTGCAACCGCTTCAACGAACCCGAAATGGCGAAATGGGAGCAGAAGGCGCGCAAGGCCTATGACCGCCTGCTCGACAACCTGCCCACGACCTCGAAAATGGTGGTGAAGATCGAGAGCTTCGAGCAGATCGGCTATATCAGCAGCAAGGGCATCAATATCCGCCGCATGGAAAGCCTGGTGCGCTGGCTGGAAAATTCCGGCATTCCGGAATCGGCGCCGGCCGAGGCCCATGTGACCTGGGCACCGCCGCCGCCGCCGAAAAAGATCGTGGCGGGCGACTGAACCTGGCGTTGTTGTTGCTGTATGAATTTTTTCATGTGGCATGATTTATTGCTGAATTGCATGTGCTACTCTGGTTTCGGGCTGTCACGCGGCCCATCACAACACGGTCGCAGACCGGATTCCAGCGGAGACAATGCAAGATGAAACGAGTATTCCAGACCCTGCTCGCCACCCTGTTCGCCTTCGCCATGGGACAGGCCCTGGCCCAGGAAGCCCAGCGCGGCACGGCCGACGAGGCGGTGGCCATGGTCAAGCGCGCCGGCGCCTTCCTTGAAAAGAATGGCCGCGAGAAGGCGATTGCCGCATTCAACGATTCCAAGGGCGAATTCATCAAGGGCGACCTGTACGTCTTCATGTTCGGCATGAATGGCGAGGAGCGCGGCGTGGCCCTGGCCCACGGCCAGAACGCCAAGATGGTCAACAAGAACCTGACCGAGCTGAATGCCGGCGGCGTGTATCCGATCAAGGAATTCCTCAAGCTGGCCGGCAGTCCGGCGGGCAAGGGCTGGGTCTCCTACAAGTGGCCGAATTCCATCAGCAAGAATATGGAAGACAAGTCCACCTACGTGGAGAAGTACGGCGATGTCCTGATCGGCGTCGGCATCTATAAGTAGATTTTTGCCGGCAGGGGAGGGGGCGCTCGGGTTTTTCGCGCGCCCCCTGGCTTAATTCAGCTTGAAAAGCTGGCGGTGAATGCGCAAGAACGCAATTTGCGAGGCCGTGGGCGGCCGGCGCAGATGCAAAGGGATGCCGAGTACCTGGTACTGTTCCGGCGGAATATGCGGAGAGACCAGCATTGTTCCGTCATCCTGGAACCCGATCAGGCCACGGTCGAACAGGCAATCCAATGTCGCAATCAAGGGAAGCCCGTTGTCGGCGCAAAGCTTTTCCTCGCGTGTAGCAATTCTCCAGGGCTTGATGTGCGATGCCCGGATGGCCGCAGTGATGCGGCAGGCGGTAACGGCGCACTGCTCTCCCCATTCGGCCAGCACCTTGGCCCGGAATTCTCCTTGCCCCAACCTGGCGTCCACCATGCGCTGGCGCTCCGTTGGCCTGCCGGCGAATTCGTTTTGAATTGTTTCAATATCATCGCTGAGGGATGCCGGCGTACGCTGCTCGATCAGGCCCATGATTTTGTCCAGCCCGGTCTGCAGTTCAGTAATGGCCGCCAAGGGATACTGATTGCGGATGGCCTTGATTTCGCCGGGTGTAATGGGATTCGCGCGCAAGTCGGCGAACCAGTTCATTTGCCGGTGGTATTCCTCGCTTTCCAGCGGGCTGACGGTTGCGCTGCCGCCCACCGTTTGGTTCGCATCGTCCAGAACCGTGCCGGCGGCCACGATGCCGATGGCGTTGACGTACATGAGCAGGATATCGCCCCGCTTCACTTTCGCCAGCGTGGAGTGGTATTTCCCCTCGCCGCTGGTGAGGGCAATCTGGCGGCTGAGCCACTCGTCGTGGTAGCTGGTGCCGCCATTGCTGGCGGCATCGGTATTAATGAAATAGACGTTCACGGATTTCCTTGTTCACTGGCTGGACTGGATGCGGCGTATTGTACTGTTTGAGGATGGCCTCTGGACGAGACAGCGGCAGGCCGCCGGCCGCATTTTTTGTCTGGTGCAATGTGGCAAATGCGCTATGATTGCCCTCACACCCAAGGGGGCAATATAGTTGATGAAGCATGGCTTATAGATGGGAATCCGAGGATAGCGTCTGGCTGGAGCAGGAGAACGGCCAGTTTCAACTTGCCGAGAGCAATGGGCTGGGCCATACCGAGTGGCCGGCCCAGGCGCGCAGCCGGCTGCCGGATGTGGCCAGCCTGCTCGGCGCGGCGTTGCCGCAGACTTGCGAACATGGTTCCATCTACCCCGAAGACTTCCAATTCTGTCCCGAATGCGGCGCCGCGCTGCGCCATCCGGCCGCCGCAGCCGATGCACCGGAGTGGTGGGGCGCCACCAGCGCGCCCTTGCCGGACAGCTCATGCCCCCTGCCCAAGCACGCGCCGCACGGCCTGCCGCTGACCGCCTTGCCGCTGGCCGTCGCGCTGGAAAGCCGTCCGCCCGAACCGCATGTGGGACAGGCCGAACGCCGCCTGCCGGCGCCGCCGAATGCCGTCTGCGTGTTCGCCGCGGCCAGTTTCGGCTTCCGCGGCCAGCGCCTGCTGGCGCTGGCCTATACCCGCAATGTGCTGCAGTACTGGGACCCGCTGGCCCGGCACTGGCAGGTGATGGCGGCCGAAGATTATGAATCCGATCTGCGCTTCACCGCGTCCGACTATGCCTGGCTGCCGCTCGATGCGGCGGCCGGCCGGCGCGGCGATGTGGCGCTGGTGCCGGCGGCCCAGGGGCTGTTCCGCCTGCGTATCAATCCCGTCGGCGAAAGCTACCGTACCGAAGCGCTGTTCCTGGCCCGCCTGGCCAGCGCGCCGGGCGCGGTGGGCAAGCATATCGCCTGCCTGTTTGCCGACGACGACGGCGTCCACCTGTGGGCGGCCGATGCCGACGGCGCCAATCCGGAAGCGCTCTCCGTGGCGGGCGGCGCCGCGCCCAGCGGCGGCTGGTCGCGCCCCGTCAGCTATGACGGCAGCTTGATCTGGCTGCACGAACAGGGTCATCTGGTCTGGCGTCCCGGCGCCGAGCCGCAATGGCTGGCCTGGCCCTTCCCATGGACGCCGCGCCTGATCCTGGGCGGCCCGGTGCGCAGCCGCGATGGCCGCCTGTGGCTGATCGGCCATGATGGGCAGGGCTACTCCTTCCGCGAGTTGGGCCTGGCCCAGGCCCAGGTGGAGGTCATCGACGGCGCGCGCCTGGGCTTCGGCACCTTGCTGTTCCGCCGCGGCCACCAGGTGAAGGACGAACCCTGGGCCATCGAGGATGTCGAGGACCAGCGCCACAGCGATGCGCTGGTGCTGCCGCTGCTGGAAAACCTGAGCAGCACGCGCAGCCAGCCCACGGGCCTGGTGCTGCGCTTCGAGAAATTCACCGGCAAGGCCGAAGCGGCGCTGGAAAGCGCGGCCCTGCCGCGCACCCTGATCGAGTGGATCGGCCAGCGCAATGTGATCCTGGACGAGGTGGTGCGCCTGAGCCGTCCCGGCGACTGCCTGCCTTTCGTGTACGACGATTGCCTGTGGCTGCACCATCCCACCTGGAACGAGATCCGGGGCTGGCAACTGAAGGCGCTGGCATGAAGCGCCTGCTCATGAGCGCGGCGGCGGCCCTGCTGCTGCCGGGGGCGGCGCTGGCCGTGCCGCAGGTTTTCCTGGTGCAGAACTCGGGCTGGATGGAACCCTTCTTCAGCGATCCGTCCTCGCAGTACAAGGCACTGGTGACGGAGGTGGTACTGGCTGCGACGGGGCCGGGCGATGCCTTGGTGCTGGCTTCCTTCAACCAGAGCCAGCCCGGCGCGCCATCGCCCAAGGCCTTGCTGGCGGAGCGCGCCGACGGCGCGCAATTGCGCCAGCATGTGGCGGCGGCGCTGTCGCCGCTGGGCGTGGCGAAAAAGCCCGGCAGCGGCGCGCTGGCCGACACCGACCTGGGCGAGGCGGTCAGCGCGTCCATCGGCACGGCGCTGGACAACAAGCCAGGCCTGGTCTGGCTGTTCACCAACAACAAGAACAGTCCGAACAACGACCAGGCTACGGCGGCGCGCAACCGCGAATTCTATGAGCTTATCCACCATGGCGGCGCGATCCGCAAGGCGCTGGCCTTCCCGCTGCACATGCCGGTGAAGGGCAAGTCCTATAGCGCGAACGGCCTGATGGTGTATGTCTTTGCCATCCACGACGCGGGGGCGGCCCAGCTGGATGCGCTGCTGCGCTCCGGCCGCCTGCGGCAGGTGATTACCGAGACGCCGGCCCGCCTCAAGCCGCTGGACCAGGACACGGTGCGTCTGCGCCCGGTGCGGGTCGAGAACGTGCCGGGCGTGAATTTCTCCACGCTGCCGAACGGCATGCTGCGCGCCGATGTGGATGCGGGCGCCACGGCGAAAGGCGGCAGCGCGCCGGCCGCCCGCATCGGCTGGCAGCTGGAAAACGCCATCTACCCTTACACCATCGTCAGCGCCCATCTGGACGCCGCCTCGGCGCTGGCGGGCGAGCGCAAAGCCATCGCGCTGGGCAGCGACAGCGTGCGCGCGCTGGCGCCCGGCAAGCCGCAGCCGCTGTCCTCGTCGCTGCAATTGCCGGTGGCCCAATTGCCCGGCAAATGGTCGCTGGCGGCGGTGCAGGCGGCCGGTTCGGCGCAACTGCTGCCGGGTCGCGTCGAAGTGCGGCTCAGCGAGCAAAAGCTGGAGCTGTCGCAGGCCTTCCGCCAGCGCATGGCCGCGCTTTTCCCCGGCGATCCGCTGCCGGATATCTTCACGCCGCCGGAGCGGATCCAGGGTTCGCGCGCCGTGCTGCCGGTCGAGGTGCGGGTCAATTACGGCATCGCGCCGCTGCTGGCCGCCCTGGGCCTGGTGGGCGCGCTGCTGGTGCTGGCCGCCGGCCTGGTGATCGCCCTGACGCGCGGCCGCAAGGTGCGCCTGGTGGTCGAGGGCGAGCCGCGCACCATCCACACCAAGCCGGGCATGCGCACGCCGATCCACGACAAGGCGGGCAATAAGATAGCCGAACTGCATACCACGCTGTTCGCAAGCACATTGAACGATCTGCGCGAAGGCGCGCAGGTCCGTCTGGAAAAATGACCTTCAGAGGAAATCCGATGCAGAAATCAAACGATATCCAGCTGGCCCAGGCCAACACCGATCCCGGTTTCAAGATTCCGGGCGGCGACAAGCCGGCGCAGCCGGGCAGCCAGCCGGCCGCCAGCGCCAGCGCACCCGCCGGCACGCCGGCCGCGCCGGACGGCAGCAACGGCGGCTTGAGCGGCACGCCGCCGGCCAGTGGCATCGAAGTCGCGCCGGTGGCCGGCGCGCCCGCCACCGATACCAGCTCGCGCGACCTGATCATCGGCGGCGGCATCTTCGTGGTGCTGCTGATTATCTTCGTCTTCGTGCGCAATGCCTTCGCCAACCACCTGGTCAAGCGCCGCGTGGCGCCATCCTCGGCCGACACGGCGGGCTGGCTGCTGTTCTGCGGCCTATCCTTCCTCAGCGCGGCCGCCGTGCTGGGCATCATCAATTCCGACCGCTTCCTGAGCGTGGCCATCACCGGCACCTTGCTGGTGTTCGGCATCGCCTCGCTGGTGGGCGCCGCGCTGACCGGCCGCCGCTGAAAGAAAGAATATCGCCATGGCTGAATTCCCCAATCCCAGTATCGAGAAAAAGGCCGAGCTGAAGGTCGACCTGCGGCCCACGCTGTTCATCGGCGCCGGCGGCACCGGCATGGAAGTGATGATGCGCATCCGCCGCCGCATCCTGTCCGAAGTGTGGAACCGCCACCACCCGGTGCGCGTCGATGCCATCGGCCAGTTCCCGGTGGCGCGCTTCCTGCACATGGACCTGGACAGCGGCGCCCTGATCGACGAAGGCAAGTCGCAGCGCACCGATCCCTGGTATGAGCTGGTCAAGCTGAGCGAGGAAGAGCGCCTGGTCGAGCATATCGACCTGCCGCAATACCACGAGTCGGACGACAGCCTGGCGCGCTTCCCGCTGATCGAAAACTGGATGCCGCTGCGACCCAAGAAACTGCGCTCGCTGGGCATCGATCCGTCCAAGGGGGCGGGCCAGATCCGCGCGCTGGCGCGGCTCTACCTGTTCGACAAATATCCCAAGCTGCGCGGCCGCATCAAGGGCGCGCTCAATTTCCTGAGCAGCAATGCCGGCAATGAGCGCAAGGAGAATTACCAGCGCCTTGGCCTGCAGGTCGATACCTCCAAGTTCCGCATCGTGGTGATCGCCTCGAACGCGGGCGGTACCGGCGCCGGCAGCGCACTCGATCTGGGCTGGATCGCCAAGGCCGTGGCGCGCCAGGAAGTGGCGGAAAGCCAGGTCGACCTGGTGATGTTGATGCCGTCCGGTTATGCCAAGGCCAATAAGGAGCGCACCGAGGCGAATGCCTACGCCACCCTGATGGAACTGGAAACGGCGATGCGCGATATGAACGCGCAAGTGCGCTGGGCCGACCCCGACAGCCTGGTGGGACGCGGCGCGCCTTTCGACGACGTGTATTTCGTCGATACCGCCAACCTCGCCAACAAGGCCACGATGGACGTCAAGGACGTGTACCAGATGGTGGCCGATTCCCTGTTCGAGGATTTCGCTTCCGCCGATTTTGCCAACCGCAAGCGTTCGGTGGCGGTCAACCAGCAGCAGCACAAGCTCGGCCCCTTCAATCCGCGCGTGCCGGAACAGCGTTTCGGCGATATGCGCCTGTCCTACTCCAAGGTGTATTCGGCCTTCGGCCAGGCGGTGCTCGACACCCAGCAAAGCCTGCGCGACGATATCCGTGCCTATGAGTTGTCGGCCCTGATGGTGAAGGCCTTCTTCGGCATCATGGGCAGCGACGGTGTGCCGGCGCGCCGCGCGGGCGACCAGGAACGCGACGTCTTCATGCGCGAGCAGATGGGCATGAGCGAACGCCCCTTCGACGAATTCCCCGACTTCCGCAAGGGCACGGTGGACGTGACGCCGTTCTACGATTACGCCCTGACCGGCCAGCTGCTGCTGGACAAGGACCAGCGCTCCCTGCTGGAGCGGGTGGAAAGCAAGGTGCAGCTGGAAATCGACCGCATCATGGGTTCCTACGAGCTGAAGGCCTGGCGCGAGAAAGTGGCCGAGCTGCTGCCGCATCTGGAGCGCGACGCCATCCGTGAAGCGGGCGCCACCGCCGAAACCAGCGAGGACCGGCTGAAACGCCATACCGCCGAGCTGCTGCAAAGCCTGAAGGGCCGCGTGCGCGAAAAGCTGTATCAACTGCTGGACGACCGCAAGCAGGGTGGCCTGGAATTCGTGCTCTCGCTGCTGGAGCAGATCAAGGGCCGCATCTCCTTGCGCGATCTGGCCCATGTGGAGCGCAATGCACGCCGCTACCGCGATATGCGCGACGCCCTGCGCACGCGCCAGGTCGAGGAATCGCTGAGCAATCTGTCGCAGGCGGCGGGCAAGCTGTTTGGCCGCGAGGCACAGGCGCGCGAAGTGATGGGCCATTTGAAGCGCGACATCTCCGATTATCTGCGCTTCCACCTGCTGGCGGTGGCGGCGGGGCAGGCGATGGAAGTGCTGCGCTATATGTCGTCCTGGCTGGGCGATATCGAAACGGTGGACGAGAAGGGCCAGCCGGTATGGAGCGGCGTTGCCGGCGAATTCCAGGAAGGCCGGCGCTGCGTGGATGCGATGCTGGTCGCCATCGACCAGCGCATCGCCCAATTGCGCGCCGATGCCCGGCACGAGCATGCGACCTATATGAAGCTGGCGCCGGAAACCCTGCCGGAACCGGTCAAGCTGACGGGCGACGTCAGCGCCTGGAGCGAGGAAGTGTTGACGGAATTCGGCGGCTCCGAGCGCCTGTTCCCGCAACTGGGCGACGAGAAGCTGCGCGCCTCGCTGCTGCTGCAATTGTTCCGCCGCGCCCAGACCCAGCTCAGCACCGAGCAGCTGGGCGACACTGCGCCGCCCGATCCGCTGCTGGAACGGCTGACGGCCCTGTCGCCGCAGGAGCGCCAGCGCATTTTCGGCGAATGGATACGCAGCGCCATGCCCTGGATGAACGCGCGCTTCAGCGCCGAATTCACGCCCAATGCCGACCAGTTCAAATGCTTTATCGGGGTGGGCGACGTCAATGCCTGGCGCAAGCTGGAAGCCGAGATCAAGGCCGCCGTGCCGACCGGTTTCTTCCACGGTGAGCTGGTGAATATCGTGAACACGGGTATTTCGGGCAAGGCGGTCTGCTATATCGAGCTGTCCGGCTTCCCGATGACGGTGCTGCGCGGCTTGCCGACCTGGCGCACCTCCTACCAGATCGAAAATCCCAAGATCCCCACCCACCTGCATTTCGATGCGACCCGCTTCCGCCATCCGATCGCGCCCAATATGGATGAGCTGAACCGGCTGGCCGACGATTACGAGTGGTTCCTGCAGGCGATCGCGCTGGGTGTCATCAAGCGCAAGGCTGATCTGGCCGACCGCGAAGCGCTGTTCCAGCCCAAGGGGCAGTATCTGTTCGAGGTGGAGCAGGGTTCCGGCGAGTGGCTGCAGATCGGGAATGAATTCGCCATCCGTTCCAACGGCCTGCCGCCGTATTACCGCGAGCAGGTGATCGCCGCGGTGCGCCAGCGCCTGGCCCATGTGGGCGCTTACCAGCTGGTGCTGCTGGCGGCCTTGATGCGCCACTATCAGCTGCGCGTGTATCAGCCTAAACTGGAGGTGGACGAGACCGGGGCCGAGCTGCCTTCGCCATCGCTGCCGAATATCACGGCCAAGCGCCTGCACGACGAATGGCTGCGCCGCGCGCAGTCGCTGGAAGCATCGCTGTCGCCCGCTGTGGTGGAGCAGGCGCTGGCCGCGCTGGCGCAGTGGAGCGAGGCGGTCGATGGCTCGGCCAGCGATGCCTATGTGTGGGAAGTGCAGAGCCGCGTCGAGAAGCGCGTGCTAAGGCCCGAATATCTGGCGAGCGAGAATGCGGCCGCGGCCGTGCTGCGCGGGCCGCAGCAGCGCGCGGCGCAGGCGGCGCATGGCGCGCCGGCGGCAGGCGGGGGCGCGCTGTACAAGGTCTTCCTGAACAAGGCGCAGCAGGGACCATATTCCCTGGCGGAGCTGGCGCAGCGCATCGCGCGCGATGAAGTGGCGCGTGCCACCAAGGTGTGGAATATGGCGTGGACGCCGCATGTGGACCAGTGGAAGGCGGCCGGCGATATTGCGGAAATTGCGGCGTTGTTCTCGCCCGCGATTCCCGATCCGTATGACGATATTCCCGATCCGGAGTAAGGAAACCGGCCTGTGACCCAAGAGTTGAACTATCGCTGCAGCAACGAGGCTTGTGGCAAGGGATGGCCAAGGCAGGTGGCCTTCTGTCCTTATTGCGGCACGCAGCAGCTGGCGGCCAGCGCAGCGCCGCTTGAGCAGCGCACCGCCGCCCCGGCCGCCGCGCAGCCACCGCAGCCTGCGGTTAATGGCGCGCCGAGGGCTGTTGGCGGCAACACCGATGCTGCGCAAAACGAGCTGGATTTCGAGCCGCCATCGCTGACGCATGCCAATGCCGCCATCCGCGATCTGGCGCCGCCATCGCTGGCGAAAACCATCGCCTCGGCGCAGGCCGAAGCGTCGCGCGATGATGCCGATACCGAGGGCGCGCCGCGCGGCGGCAATCTGGCCTGGAACTCGGGGCAGGGCGGAGCGCTGAACAAGCCGCCGGCGGCCCAGGGGCCGGCATTGTCGTCCGATACGCCCGAGTGGGCCTCTCCCGCGCCGCCAGCGGGCAAGCTGGCGCAAGACGAAATGCCGGAGCCGCCCGCCCAGGGCATCAACTCCGGCAAGCAGGCCAATGCCGGCGGCGGCAAGCCGTCCGCCGCGCCGCGCGCCGAGGCGCCACGGTCCGGTGCGCCCCTGCGCAAGCCGATCAGTAAAACCACCTGGGCCATGGTGGCGCTTTTCCTGCTCGCGGTCTGGCTGCTGATGCGCCCCGAGAGCGTCGCCAAACAGGCCGCGCACCGCGTCGATGAGGCCATCGCCATGCTGCCCGAGTGCCGCCTTGCCGATGCGCGCGCCGAGCTGGCGGCGCTGACGGAAGCCAAGGCGCCCAAGGCGCAGACCAAGCGCCTGCAGGACGCCATTGCCGGCGCTGTTCCCGGCTGCGAGAAGAAAGTCCGCCGCGACAAGGCATGGAAGGAGCTGGCGCCGATTCTGGAAAGCGCCACCCGGTCCGGCGCGGCGGAGCGCGCTGCCGAGCGCCTGTCCGGCTTCACGCGTAAATGGGGCGAAAGCCCGGAGACGAAGGAGCTGGCGGGCCGCATCGACGCCAAGCGTGCCGAGAACCTGCTCGACGAAGCCGACGCCTGCCTGCGCAAGAACGACCGCGCCTGCATGGAGGCCCGCATCAAGGCCGCTGAAAAGTTGAAGCGTCCGGAGGCCGAGGAACGCATCCGCCAGTTGAAGGAACGCCTGTCGCATCTGCTGGAATCGACCTTGCTGGACCAGGCTTCAAGTCCAGCGCCGCAGAGCGAAGCGGCCAGCGCCACGGCGCGCGAGGTGCAGCGCCTGCAGGCCGACGCCGTGCGCGAGATCGCCCAGGGCAATTACCGCGCCGCCATCGGCCGCGCCAGTCAGTGCATGACCCAGACCGATCCCGGCAACCGCGAGTGCCAGCAGTTGCACGAGAAAGCCGAGCGTCTGGAGCGAGAATACCAGCGCTGCATCATGGGCGGCATGACCTGGTCTAACGGTCGTTGTCTATAGCCGTCTTGGCTGGCACGCCGAAACGCGCGCAGCTGAGCAGGCGCTCCTGCGTCCAGCGCTGGTTGGCAAAGGCGATCAGCGCGGCGCTGCCGCCCAGCAGGAAGGCCACGTAAGCCGGTCCTATGGTCAAGGAATCGAAAGGCGCGCGCGGCAAATCCTTGAGATAGAGGTAGAAGCTCCATCCACCAAGAGAAACGACGGCGGCGATCCAGCCTAAGGCGATCAGCGATTTGGTGCGGATGGCGATGGCGCACGACACCACGAAGACCAGTTCGGGCAGCGCGACAAGATGCTCGGCGAACGAGTATAGGATCGCAAGCGGCGCCTGGCCCTGGATCGCATAGGAAAACACGAAGACGAGCGCGCACCCGAGCAGCCAGCACAGCAGCATGATCTGCATGGTCGCCAGCAGGATGCTGCTGCCGATGCGTCCGCGTTTCAGTCCACCCGGCATCACAAAGGAACGCCAGTGCAGGTCGCGCACGGTCAGCACGTTGACGCCATTGGCGCATAGGAAGGTCAGGGCGAAGAGATTCATGATCGGCAGCGGGGCTCCCCAAGGCCCGCCCAGCCAATGCAGCACCAGGTAGGCGAGCAGGATCACATTCAAGCCGCCCATGAGATTCATGCTGGTGAAATGGCGTTCCGCTCCCGCTGTGCTGTTCGCCATGACCGGGTCCCACGACAGAAGATAAAAGCGCTGCAGATAGCTTTGGAGCGGCCGCCAGACAGGCATTGCGTTCGCCTTTCCGGGATTGCCGTGCCGGGACGCACCTTGCCAGCGCCGATGCAAAGTCCATGCCGCTGCAGGCCAAGCCAGGGCGATAGCCAGCAGCAGCGGCGCCGGCAGGATGGAGAACGGCTTAAGCATCTCCACTGGTCCCAGCAGCAGTACGGTAGCCAGCAGCGCCACCAGACCATACAGCACGGCCTTATGCCGGCGGAAGGGCAGCAGATTCTGCCTGCTGAGCGGATGGGCGATGCCGGCGCATAGCGCCAGTGCCGACAGGGCAAAGGCCGCGCTCCATTCCGCTTGCGCGGAGCACAACACGATCTGCGCCGCGCCGGCCAGGCCGATGCCGAACCAGGCAAACGTCAGCTGCCGGATGAAGCGTGCCGCAGCCTTGCGCCACAGTCCGGACGGCGCGCGCAGGCCGCCCAGGACGGCGAAGGCGCGCGCCAGCGAGGCGGCGCGCAAGAAGGCATAGACAAAACCGCCTAGCGCAATCACCATCAGCAAGCTCGCCGAACCGGCGGTTGCCTCGT
This region includes:
- a CDS encoding cache domain-containing protein, with translation MKRVFQTLLATLFAFAMGQALAQEAQRGTADEAVAMVKRAGAFLEKNGREKAIAAFNDSKGEFIKGDLYVFMFGMNGEERGVALAHGQNAKMVNKNLTELNAGGVYPIKEFLKLAGSPAGKGWVSYKWPNSISKNMEDKSTYVEKYGDVLIGVGIYK
- a CDS encoding HNH endonuclease codes for the protein MNVYFINTDAASNGGTSYHDEWLSRQIALTSGEGKYHSTLAKVKRGDILLMYVNAIGIVAAGTVLDDANQTVGGSATVSPLESEEYHRQMNWFADLRANPITPGEIKAIRNQYPLAAITELQTGLDKIMGLIEQRTPASLSDDIETIQNEFAGRPTERQRMVDARLGQGEFRAKVLAEWGEQCAVTACRITAAIRASHIKPWRIATREEKLCADNGLPLIATLDCLFDRGLIGFQDDGTMLVSPHIPPEQYQVLGIPLHLRRPPTASQIAFLRIHRQLFKLN
- a CDS encoding tubulin-like doman-containing protein translates to MAEFPNPSIEKKAELKVDLRPTLFIGAGGTGMEVMMRIRRRILSEVWNRHHPVRVDAIGQFPVARFLHMDLDSGALIDEGKSQRTDPWYELVKLSEEERLVEHIDLPQYHESDDSLARFPLIENWMPLRPKKLRSLGIDPSKGAGQIRALARLYLFDKYPKLRGRIKGALNFLSSNAGNERKENYQRLGLQVDTSKFRIVVIASNAGGTGAGSALDLGWIAKAVARQEVAESQVDLVMLMPSGYAKANKERTEANAYATLMELETAMRDMNAQVRWADPDSLVGRGAPFDDVYFVDTANLANKATMDVKDVYQMVADSLFEDFASADFANRKRSVAVNQQQHKLGPFNPRVPEQRFGDMRLSYSKVYSAFGQAVLDTQQSLRDDIRAYELSALMVKAFFGIMGSDGVPARRAGDQERDVFMREQMGMSERPFDEFPDFRKGTVDVTPFYDYALTGQLLLDKDQRSLLERVESKVQLEIDRIMGSYELKAWREKVAELLPHLERDAIREAGATAETSEDRLKRHTAELLQSLKGRVREKLYQLLDDRKQGGLEFVLSLLEQIKGRISLRDLAHVERNARRYRDMRDALRTRQVEESLSNLSQAAGKLFGREAQAREVMGHLKRDISDYLRFHLLAVAAGQAMEVLRYMSSWLGDIETVDEKGQPVWSGVAGEFQEGRRCVDAMLVAIDQRIAQLRADARHEHATYMKLAPETLPEPVKLTGDVSAWSEEVLTEFGGSERLFPQLGDEKLRASLLLQLFRRAQTQLSTEQLGDTAPPDPLLERLTALSPQERQRIFGEWIRSAMPWMNARFSAEFTPNADQFKCFIGVGDVNAWRKLEAEIKAAVPTGFFHGELVNIVNTGISGKAVCYIELSGFPMTVLRGLPTWRTSYQIENPKIPTHLHFDATRFRHPIAPNMDELNRLADDYEWFLQAIALGVIKRKADLADREALFQPKGQYLFEVEQGSGEWLQIGNEFAIRSNGLPPYYREQVIAAVRQRLAHVGAYQLVLLAALMRHYQLRVYQPKLEVDETGAELPSPSLPNITAKRLHDEWLRRAQSLEASLSPAVVEQALAALAQWSEAVDGSASDAYVWEVQSRVEKRVLRPEYLASENAAAAVLRGPQQRAAQAAHGAPAAGGGALYKVFLNKAQQGPYSLAELAQRIARDEVARATKVWNMAWTPHVDQWKAAGDIAEIAALFSPAIPDPYDDIPDPE